The Hymenobacter oligotrophus genome segment TCTGCACCTGCTTGCCCCCGATTTGCTGCTTCAGCAACGCTTCTACAGCGAGGTGCTGGGCTTGCCCACGGCACTGCCCAATCCCCATGTGCTGGTGGTGCACCTAGGGCTTTCGCAGCTGGTGTTCCGGCAGGCCACGCCGGGTAGCGCGCCCTTCTACCATTTTGCCATAGCGGTGCCCCACAACCTGCTCCGGGAGGCGCACGCTTGGCTGGCGCCCCGCACGCCGGTGCTGCCGTTTGTGCACGGCGAGGCCATAGCCGATTTTCCAAACTGGCGTGCCCAAGCGTTTTACTTCCACGACCCCGCAGGCAACATCCTCGAATTCATCGCCCGCTTCGAGGTGCCCAATGCGGCTGCCGGCCCCTTTGGCGCGGCGCAACTGCTGGGCCTCAGCGAGGCCGGTATGGCTACGCCCAACGTGCCCGCCCTCGCCGCCGAGCTAACCGCCCACCACGGCATTCCCGATTTTTTTCGGGGCCCCAAGTTGCCAACCTTCGCCGCCTTGGGCACCGACGACGGCCTGCTTATCCTGACGCAGCAGGGCCGCGGCTGGCTGCCCACCGGCCGCCCCGCCGAGCGGCACTGGCTGCGCATCGAAGGCGAGCACGCCGGCCGCTCCTTTGTAATTGAAGACACCCCGGGCACTTAGGCAGCCGCGCGTGCGGGAACAAAAAAAGCCCGGCCGAGGTGGCCGGGCTTTTTGCTTTAGGCAGCGCCAAGTTATTGCTTCACGAAGCGCTCCACATAGGTTTGCTGTTCGCCCACGATGCGTACGGTGTACATGCCGGCGTTCAGGTTGCCCACTTTCTGGTTTAGTTGCTGATTCAGCTGCTCCAGCGAGCCTTTGGCGCTGATGGCTACCCGGCCATCGGCCGTGAGCACCTGCAGCTGCAAGTTTTGGCCGCGCTCGGGCACTTCCACACGCACCGATTTGCTCACCGGGTTGGGGTACAAGCCTAGTTTGGCTGCCGCTACGCCCGCCTTGCCGCTCGTAACCACGTTGGCACCTAGGTTGAAGCGGGTTTGAACGGGGTAGTGGTCGGAGGTGGAGTTAGCGAAATCGGTAACGGTGGCGGCAATGTCGGTACGAATGCTGGCCGAGCCTTCGAGGTAGAAGGTGTTCAGCTCGTTCGATACCACCACGTGGTCAATTACGTCGCCGTAGCTCGTGGTAGACTGCAGGCCGCCCTGGCTTAGGGGCAGGGTTAGGGCCGAATACTGCGCAGCGTCGAGCACAAATGCCTGGTACGACGAAGCCGTTACGTTGGGCACGTTGGCAATGGTCACGTCCAGATCGTCGTTGAAGTCGCCCAGAATGGCCACGTTGCTCGAGGCAAAGCGGGCGTCCAGTTCGGCTTTCAGGGCGTCGGCACCGCCCTTGCGGCGGTTGTACGAATCACCGCCGTCGTTTTCGTTGGCTTTGGCGTGCACCAGCACCAGCGCTACGCGGCGCGTCTGGCCGTTTAGCAGCTTCACGTCGGCCTCCATCAGGTACGGCACACGGCCCGACGACCAGTTGCTTGCCCAGGCGTTGGGGTCGGCGCAGCTGGTGCAGGTGCTCATCGTCGTGAAGGTGGCGTTGGCGAAGGTGGCCGTGCGGTACACGAACACCAGCTTTTGCGACGAGTTAAACGAGCCCGAAACGCCCGTAGAAACGCTGTAGCGGTAGCCGCCCGGCAACTGGCGCACAATGGCGCCCAGCTTGGCCGTGTCTACGATTTCGGCCAGGCCGTACACGTCGGCGTTTAGGTCGGTCAGCACTTTTTTGGCGTTGGCTTCCTGCTGGGCTTCGTTGGAGGGGCCGTTGCCGGTAGCGCCAAACCACTCAATGTTCCAGTTTACCACGTCGAGCGTAGCATTGGGCATGTACGAGTCGCCGAACACCGGCACCGAAATGGCTGTGGCACCGGGCGTGGCAATGCTCAGGTTGCCCGTGTAGTTGGTGTTGGCGGCGGTGGGCTTAAACTGCACCATTAACTCGTTCGGGGTGGTTTGCACCTCGGCGCGCGTTAGGGTCACGGTGCTGGTAAACGGACCGGCAGCGCCGTTCTTCGACACGGTGAAAGCTGCGTTCGACGAAGTAATGGTAACATCGCCGCCCAGGTTGCGGGCCGAAAGCTGCAGGGCCTGCGTTTTTTCGGCGCTCGGCGCGGTGTAGTTGAAGTTGAGGCGGCCGGGCATGGCGCGCACCACCACCGGAGCAGCCGTGTTGGAGTTAACTACTTCTATGTCGTCGAGCGTCCAGCGCGACGAAGCCGTGGCCGTCGAGGTATATACGAAGGCCACGTAAACGTTCGTGCCTTTGTAAGCGCTCAGGTCAACGTTGGCAGTTTGCGTCCACACATCGGAGGCCGACCGGGGGAAGTCGCCGTTGAGCGCCGTCCAGGTTACACCGGCGGCGTTCGGGTCGCCCGTGCCGGAGTAGTTGGTTGATACGCGGAGTTGCAGCGGAGCGCCAGCAAACGCCGAGCGCGACCAGAACGAGAGCAGCGGGAAGTTGAACGAGGATGTGTTCAGAGCCGGAGAAATCAGCCAGTCCTCGTTAACGTTGTTGGTGCTGCTGGCAAAGCCACTGATTTGCACGCCGCTGGGCGCGCTGCCTCGGGGGTCGGTGGCGAGACGGCCGAAGTTGGTGCACGCCCAGGTTTGGGCACCTGCTACGCTGAACTGCGTCCAGCCATCGGGGAGGCCAGAGGTACCGCACGCCTGAAAGTTAAACGTCAAGCGGTTGGGGTCGACGCCCGTACCCGTGAGAGCGACGGTGCGGGCAGGCACGCCCGTGGTGTTGTGCGAGATGCTGCCAGTAGCCGGGCCGCCGGCCGTGGGGGCAAAGCGCACGTACAGCGTTTGCGCGCTGCCGAGCTCGGCCGGCGTGAGCGTCAAGGTGCTAGCAAACGTCGTGTTGTCTTTCGACACCTGGAAAGGCCCGGTGGCCGTCACGGTAACGTCCGTCGTGAGGTTGGCGGCCGTTACGGTGTAGCTCTGCGCCGCCGAGGTGGTGCTAACGGTTTGCCCGGTAAAGGCAAACGCAGTTGCCGAAACCGTGAGGGCAGGGCTGTTAGCAGCCGTGTTGGTCCAGGTCAGCGAAAAGTCGTCGATGGCGGTGCCATCGTCGGAGCCGGCCGCATTCAGGTCGTTCCAGCGAATCCAGAAGCTAGCACCGGGCGCGATTTTCAGGTCGGTAATCGTGCGCGTGAGCGTAGCCGTGTGGATGGGCGAGCTTACACCGGCGGTGTTGGTTGTAGGGGAGCTGGCGTTGGCGTAATCCAGCTCGGTTACCTTGTTCCAGGTGCCGGTGCTAAGGCTGGTAGCGTCGGTGCTGTACGAAAACTCCAGCTTGTCCTGGCGGTTGTTACCGCCGATACGCCACGTTTCGCCCGTGTACGTAATGGTGAGGCTGTTGATTTCGGCGCCGGTGTTGTTGACGAAAGCACCACCTAAGGTGGATACCAAACTGCTGCTTTGCAACGAGCCGAGGGCGCGGTCGGTAGTGCCGGTGGCGCCGTAGCTGTAAGTGTTGCCGCCGTTGGCTGCGCCGTTATCGGCCGTAAACTGGTTGTTAGCGCCGGTGCCGGTGCCTGCATTGGCCTCTACAAAATCCCAACCCTGCGGCAGGGTGGTTTTGTCGTTGGTTGTGCCCGAGTTGGCCAGGCCGTCGAAGTTCTGCGAGTAGGTGCCGGTGGTCAGCGCAACTGGGGTTACCTGCGCCCACGCGTGCTTCGAAGCAAACGTTAGCATCCCAGCGCCTAACAAACCAAAAAGTAAAGGTGATTTCATCGACAAACGTCGTAAGTGGTGGTGGACAGCAAAAGTACTTCCCTACAAGAAAGCCAATGTTATCAGAATGTTACCAAATATTGCCCGCATAAATTTGCCAGGCTCGCATATATAAGGCTACGTCCGTGGGCATGCTGTGCTTCCGTACCGGCGATGCACCTAGGGTTGGCGGCGGCCACGAAAGGCTGGCCGCGACTCAAGCTTTGGTATAATAGGGCTCCTTTTCCTTGTCGTGGTAGCGCAAGTACCCGTGCAGCACCAACTTGATAAGCATGCGGTAGGCGCGGCGTTTCGAAACGTTTATCAGCTTGGTGTACTGATCCAACGTCAGACGGGGGTGCTTGCGCACGTAGTCGAGTGCGGCTTCTTCGTGCCGGCTGAGGGGGATCCGCTCAAAACGGGTTTCGGGCTGCTCGTTGGTCAGCACTTTCTCGGTAAGCTGGCTGGTTTGCACGCTGGCGTTGCCCACGCGCACGTACCCCCGCCAGTCGTTGTTGGCTACCAGGGCTTTGTGAGGTTTGTGCGAGCTTTCGGCTACCGTTACTACCAGTATTACGCGTTCATCGTCCTCAACTTCCTCCACCTGCAGAGCCAGCGGAGGCATTACGTACTGCTCAGCGGCTTGCTTCAGCAAAAACAATTCTTCCTCGGCGTCTCGCACCCCCACAATTCGACCATTGTCTTCTACGCCAATTAGAAT includes the following:
- a CDS encoding VOC family protein, whose product is MHLRALHLLAPDLLLQQRFYSEVLGLPTALPNPHVLVVHLGLSQLVFRQATPGSAPFYHFAIAVPHNLLREAHAWLAPRTPVLPFVHGEAIADFPNWRAQAFYFHDPAGNILEFIARFEVPNAAAGPFGAAQLLGLSEAGMATPNVPALAAELTAHHGIPDFFRGPKLPTFAALGTDDGLLILTQQGRGWLPTGRPAERHWLRIEGEHAGRSFVIEDTPGT
- a CDS encoding AlbA family DNA-binding domain-containing protein; translation: MAFTAQRLRELISKGEGDTLEFKKRTTHPTRISRTLASFANSRGGRILIGVEDNGRIVGVRDAEEELFLLKQAAEQYVMPPLALQVEEVEDDERVILVVTVAESSHKPHKALVANNDWRGYVRVGNASVQTSQLTEKVLTNEQPETRFERIPLSRHEEAALDYVRKHPRLTLDQYTKLINVSKRRAYRMLIKLVLHGYLRYHDKEKEPYYTKA
- a CDS encoding T9SS-dependent choice-of-anchor J family protein, whose amino-acid sequence is MLTFASKHAWAQVTPVALTTGTYSQNFDGLANSGTTNDKTTLPQGWDFVEANAGTGTGANNQFTADNGAANGGNTYSYGATGTTDRALGSLQSSSLVSTLGGAFVNNTGAEINSLTITYTGETWRIGGNNRQDKLEFSYSTDATSLSTGTWNKVTELDYANASSPTTNTAGVSSPIHTATLTRTITDLKIAPGASFWIRWNDLNAAGSDDGTAIDDFSLTWTNTAANSPALTVSATAFAFTGQTVSTTSAAQSYTVTAANLTTDVTVTATGPFQVSKDNTTFASTLTLTPAELGSAQTLYVRFAPTAGGPATGSISHNTTGVPARTVALTGTGVDPNRLTFNFQACGTSGLPDGWTQFSVAGAQTWACTNFGRLATDPRGSAPSGVQISGFASSTNNVNEDWLISPALNTSSFNFPLLSFWSRSAFAGAPLQLRVSTNYSGTGDPNAAGVTWTALNGDFPRSASDVWTQTANVDLSAYKGTNVYVAFVYTSTATASSRWTLDDIEVVNSNTAAPVVVRAMPGRLNFNYTAPSAEKTQALQLSARNLGGDVTITSSNAAFTVSKNGAAGPFTSTVTLTRAEVQTTPNELMVQFKPTAANTNYTGNLSIATPGATAISVPVFGDSYMPNATLDVVNWNIEWFGATGNGPSNEAQQEANAKKVLTDLNADVYGLAEIVDTAKLGAIVRQLPGGYRYSVSTGVSGSFNSSQKLVFVYRTATFANATFTTMSTCTSCADPNAWASNWSSGRVPYLMEADVKLLNGQTRRVALVLVHAKANENDGGDSYNRRKGGADALKAELDARFASSNVAILGDFNDDLDVTIANVPNVTASSYQAFVLDAAQYSALTLPLSQGGLQSTTSYGDVIDHVVVSNELNTFYLEGSASIRTDIAATVTDFANSTSDHYPVQTRFNLGANVVTSGKAGVAAAKLGLYPNPVSKSVRVEVPERGQNLQLQVLTADGRVAISAKGSLEQLNQQLNQKVGNLNAGMYTVRIVGEQQTYVERFVKQ